DNA sequence from the Glycine soja cultivar W05 chromosome 18, ASM419377v2, whole genome shotgun sequence genome:
CCGCAAATTTGCCCAAACTAAGACATATGGTGCTTTGGCCTATCGATTAAACTTTCACTTTTTACTATAGAACAAATTGTAAGGATTCTCTAAATATTTTCCTATTGTTTCCAAGATATGGTTACTGCTCCTTTAACTTTATTCACGATAAATTAAAGGTCGATTTGGTAGATTATTTAGCTGCCTTTATGGAAATCTCTTTATGTAACTGTTtccatttaaattaattttcaacatgttggttaatttaaaaatcgagataatactggataaatctgaaatcgtgtataacactttcagattgaatcaaattttggggttcaaccaaaattgtttaatcggataaaattagaagattataattcaagagttttgttttggtcttgtatgttttgtcactcgttatgctttctgaaccagaatgattatttatgatcaaagatCAGGTGGTGTTTGATGGTTGAtgaaagttttttcttttttaaaaactgtcgttgatggaagttttaataacttccatgtaactttcaaattttgcctaaaccgaacatctcgttattacattaagaCAAGCGtacactcttattttaacataataaagagatcaattacactaaaatatccAACACAACGTATCGTAAGTTAATTCATATAACAACtggttttaatatttataaagttcGTCCAATCACTAACTAAGCCGcaagcccgagaaattgttttgATATAAGTAATTCGTGTTACGGAAAGAGTGTCATGTTTGACGAACATTCTACAAACATGGATAATGCAATTGACCTGCTGTTCAAATtgacaatttttattaataagtcATTGGAAAAATTAACATACGCGCTTGTGAAAACTATTTTGGTTTGTCCAAATCATGATACAAGGCCGTCAATATAATTAATTGACCGAAGTTGACATAAATTAATCTTTGGTAATAATTTAGAATACAATATTCAATCACTGACTACCAAGACAATAGCCTATCAAGACCATCTGACCTGGAAAATTTTGGCAGGCGAATAATCCAAATCTATAATTATAACATAAAAGGTTATATCTAATTCCTTAATTTACgagttttgtgtgttcactttCTACAAATGGCTggctgttttttgtttttctatccccttttatttccattttgttTATTATGAGCAATACTTCACAATCTTGACAAGTATTGAATATATTAGATTTTCAGATGCTTTCACACGGTTTGTTCTAAATAAAAATGCCCTTGTCAATTAAACAGGGCAATTTCATTGTAACTGGAATTGTTCGTAGAACTTAATCGGATAATAGGCCAGAGGACCCCAATGTTTTtccagttaaaaaataattaaggtcTTTTCCTTATTTGAGTcacaatgtaaatatttttcttagcaaaaatttaaactttgataTGGCACTGACAAAACTAGCTCCTTCTACTTATCCAACGGCGTTAGTACAGGAGTGGTTTTATATACTATCATATTGACAAcaactacaataataataaataatacatggGGAAGTCAGGAGGGGATTACTTAAGGCACGTTAGACACTAAGACttgtaattaaaaagtatatagCATAAATAGGCATATACATGATAACTTCTTTCGTCACTCcctaaaaagagaaagaaaagaaaaaacaccaCATATACGTGTGAGCTTATGCGACAAGTAGAACATAGTGAAGTGATTTGGAAGATAACACCTTGTTGTAATAGAAGCAATGCAGGCCATTAATGGCTGTAGATATTATGCAGATTTTAGAACTGCTGAGTGAGATTATATTTGGTTTTCTTGATCCCATTGTAAAGCGAGTAGGAGTTTATAtccaagaaaagaaagtggGAAATAAAGTTCTCAGTTCCAGTCGCCTTAAAATATATTCTATTTGCATgttgacaacaacaaaaaaataacatccaATAAGGGTCAAACCCAAAAAGATCGATTTCTCGTTGGCAAAGTCGCACATATTGACAAAACTCGTGGATAAGGACTAGTCTGGTTAGCAATGCAGACTGCCAAGGCCTCAATTGTTATTCCAATTAATTACTACTATTTTTCAACATTATGTATTTCATTCTTGTTTTGCTTTGCTAGATCTCTTTAGCCAAGATAAAtcacttttatattatttaaggaCTAATTtgaagatttattttaaaaaactatactAATTATAAGGAAAAAATTGCTTTCCAGAAGGCAATAAACCCAAAAGAAGTGTTGGATTAAAGGAGTAAcatctttaaattaatttttcattattcagaaaGTTGGAGTATTGAAACTTTAAATAAGCATGCTTTGTTCTGAGGAAAGGGGGCCTCCCACCTTTTCTGATTGCACTAGAGCATGCTCAATTGCACATGCATACTTATTTGGAAaaccttttcctttttctcttaatGGTTAGTGGAAGCAGTCACTGTAACAGGAAACAATGTTTTATTCCTTTTCTCTGGGATTTCTTTGTGATCCTCTTGGTTCATTCGTGTCCGTTTCGGTTGTTGGAAGTATATATTGATAGCAATATTTGTGTGCTTTGTTCCAATATTTAGCATAATTAAAAGATTCGGCTTTTAGCTAAATTCCCTCACCCACCTGACTGTGAATTTTATCAATCACATAAAGACACAAATCATGTTTGATGCTTTATTCTTCATTTCACTCATTTATGAGCTTTATGCTACTATACTTACATTGTAATTAGTTCCTTCCGAATATGGTTATGTTCCCCGTACAAGTTGCATTTCAACAAATACTTCTTGTTGGCAGGCATTCACATtgcacacgcacacacacaatATGGATAGATAGATAACatacacaatatatataaatagatgGAGAGATAGGTAGATAGATAGGGATAAAATTACATTGGTgtaaatttgattattattatattattttataatttttaattgaataatatttttttaaaactcactattgaattaaaattttctttcacataaattatatatacgaaattttatattaataaaaaaattattacttcattcatataaattaaaatcaacttaatatAAACATGTCAAAATAcactaaaatatgaataatttgatTATCTATTTATTGTTATTCAAGTTTGACAAAATTTAACAGAGACCATTCtagtaataattataattcaaggttgaatcaataaaaattatattgtatatcaaattataaaattatataataattatcaaaattatatcaatataatttgttttcttttcatatatatatatgcacacataaatgctttttttatattatattttccatgttttttatattatattttccatGTGTAATTCGTTGAGCTATTTGCTTATATACCCCCTCTCCCACCTTGAATTGTTTTGTGATAAAGGCCTAGTAgcttttatatatgttattcCCGTTACAATCAATCAGTGGTTTATCAACACGTATCATAAATAACTATAGTGGGAAAATAATTGCTTCAATGCACGTGACACTGCACAATGGAACATCATCACCAATCAGCCACTAACACATTTTGGAACACTGCTCGTGTGTAGTTGCACTCGATCTGTAACAAGGAGCTTTCAGGTACTGCAACAATGAGTTTTAAAACCGGTAAACTCATCATAACAAGCTAGCGCCATACTTTTGTTCCCCATTTTAAAGGTATCAAGGGGTCACATGGAGACCCATGTGAATAAGCAATTTACACTTTAGCAAACACAACTAGTGAAACTCTCAACTTAGCTAATTCTTTAgcttaattaatcatattattgaTGTGTGTGTTCGTGTATACACATactaaaatggtttttaaaacaaaaattactaaATAATTAGTTATACCCGGTCACAAGTGACAAAAACCATGGTATTCGCAGCCATTTGTGGGCTCGACCCTCAAAGCAGGGACCAATTCCCCAAATTAACCAACACAGGTGATACTGGGCATTTTCGTTTTCCCATAGCAAGAACCAAACACGTGTACTCAAGGACCATTGCTAACCAGCTAAGCTTCTGACACCTTAAATGTCAATGCCACTTGCTACAAAAATACGGATTATTATATTCTAAATAAGTTTGTATTAGCTCTTAATATGATTTTTGGTTTGagattatatgtaattttaacattagataatcttatttgaatgagtaatataatttatgttctTAGTATGTAATAGAGTTTCTATtcaaaattattagtattttttattttcaaaattaaatttaaactgataatgaaaagttttttgaaaaatgctaatatataaaaaatgaaaagttttgATAGAAAGTGTTATTAGTGTACTTATAGTTTTTAATGTATCTTCATTATGATTTTAAACAAAACTTTCtacttactaattaattaatcaatattcaTAAGGTATTGGTGAGCAAAACTCAATTTAATTATACATTGCATGTTATGCCTTTCAAAAACGATTTATTAGTGGTTATTCTAACTTTTGTTCTAACTTAAATATGAGTCACTAGTCTAGATGTTGATggtcttaaaacaaaaataagctcacatttaataaatacttaattaaattatttatctaatcgTATCCTAACTACGAATAGGATCCAGAATCATTTTTCTGAGAAGGTACGCGATGTGATGTGATTAGTTATTATTCCAATGAAAACAGGGCTAACTTATTAATGCCTATAACAATACTATAATTAACAATACTATAATAGTATATATGCACACTTACAAACACGCATTTGtcacacttaaaaaaaaaaaaggatgattCGTGGTAAGTCCTTAAAACGACTTATAAGTTTTTATAATGCACGAGGCCGTGAACCTGGTAGCTCAACCTGcaagattaaattatatcaattatatgattttatatttgaattttgttgaTACTCTTTCAATAAGAAAATTTCTATAATTATCATTGTAAATATGCATTGACTTCAGAACGAAATAATTTTCTTGAATTTTCAATATATAGTAACATTCTGGGCATGTcagaaattttattaaagaaaaataaaaggaggGGGGGAACAATTGGTGGAGAAAGGTTGTTTCACTTTTCCTACTAGCCAATAATTGAAAGTTACAAAAAACTTAGTTTAATTCAGCTAAGACATCAATCATAGAGAGAAATCTAGTGGAGTCCATCTTTCCACGTCCGCCAGAAGGTGAGGGTTGTCAATAGATGGAGCAAGGTTAGCGTCTCTACTTCAAATATCTTTGTTATTCATCCCATCAAACATCTACTTTTGAGTGGATTCCAACTCTTCTTTCAACCATATGGATTCCCTAACCCAACCCTTGAGTTTAACTTTCTCTAACCTAACCAAATCATTAACCTTCCTCgttttaacttataattttatttattacctTTCAGCCTGAAGTGGGTTACTTCAATCTTAAGTACCCAATGAGCAGTCCttgtttctctcttcttttttcttttgccaACTTTATTGTCTGCATATATAACATACAGAATCTAAGCTATAATATTAATCTCAGTGTCATTATATTATGAGGTAGATTTTGGCTATGTTTCTTGTTCAAAACAGGCACAGCTTTTTTGCATGTGTATAATATCTGTGGTCAATTCACATGATTTGTGATTACTTGAATCTTTTATAATAGTCGCGGCAAggtcttattttataaatagtGCCAACTCACATTTCTAATTAAACAAAGCCGGCATTTGGTTCATAAGAAAGTGGGACACCAAAGTATAACGGAATTATACCAAACCTTTCTCACTTttctttcatgaaaaaaaaaaaaaaaaatagactcgGCATCGGTATCTGTTACCAATTTGTAAAATGAAGCACCTTTTTCATACATGGGACACCAAGTTTTGTTTCCGAATTTATCGCCAACCCGGATgtgattttaaaaagttaattatctAGGCAATTGGCATCTATATTCTCTAAATAATTCAGAAATGCCTATTTGCCCACATTAGATAACAGTGAAAGATTGTTGAATTAGAATCGAACCATGACTTAATTTATTGGTTGTAACTACCAAGTCCATCCAAACTTTCTAAAccactatttaaatattttcttgctTTACCAAATATTGATCTAGCTAGAATCAAATAGCTCATTCATAGTAACACTTACATCTTGGTATTCAACTTTCTGACCAAATATTTTCTTGCTTTACCAAGTCCATCCATACTTTCATAGTAACACTTACATCTTGCTTTATCAAATAGCTCATTCATAGTATTACTCTCTTTTCTGTTGCTTCTCTGTCTTAGTTTGGTTGGTCTACTAGCAGTACATGAATCTATGATGCTATTATCTCCAGAACTAAAAGGTGCATTTGAAGAAATGGCAGTACTGCATGACAGAACGAAAGAAATGAGGTTTTTTAATCTGGGGGTACGGACAAAGAAACATTTATTCAAAGGTTCAATAATGACAGCATACCGTTCTTTGAGAACCAACCCGGCCTAACCCACAACTGCAACTTTTGAGTCAGCTTCAGAAACAGGAAATAGAAATCTTGTAACAAGGTTGTTTACAAGGGGCCATCTTGATACTTGAGTCTCCAAGTATTCAAATCAATAATCATTAATGGTGATGGATCCTATCTCCAAGTTAAGGGTATCTTCTTGATCTAGGAAATCTGTTTACCCTACTATAATATTGCATATTAGTTCTGGTTGATAATGCACGTGTGTCTTAGGCAACATTACATACTAATATGGATGATTGTAGAGGTTGACTGGCATTGTTTTGTGAATTGGAGCCTATAATGAACCAAATTAACACTCTAAGCTTTTAATCAGCaactaattattaaattagCATATtacttgaatttattttttccatatTGGTAACTCAAGATTGAATTCTCTTGCCGATAGAAGATTAATGTCCATTATTGTTACTATTGGTCCAAGTCTAaccaagacaaaaaaatatcctTGCAGAGGAGACCAATAATTgagattgattgagaaagagcTGCATCAATTCAGCCATGCGTCCCCTTTCtcttatgttttttgttttattaaagcAACAGATATGATTGATGCGAAATGATCTTACCCCTTTCACTTCATGTTCCAATGGTGAACACAGACTATCACTTCATAAGGTTATTCAAGGTGTCATAATCTAATAGCTTGTCAAATTCTATTTCCATGGATTGTTTCGTAGAAGAGAGGAGACTAGGAGAGGACAACCAAATAAGTTTTTCGTAGTTTCCAAACAAATGGTGTCAACCGTGGTATTctcatttttcagtttttattttttaagagctCACAAACAAGAAAGTAACATGGTAAGAAtgagacaaaaaacaaaatcacgGTTGAGAAACCATACTTAATCATAGTTTGATCGATGTAACAAGGAAGAGGGAAAATTTAATCCATTCAGACTTGCATCTGAAGGCTACATAATCTTTTTTCCCATGTACTGAGTACTACTTGGCTAATTACATGAATGTAGACGTCTTTCAAACTAAGAAAAACacttttgtctttctttttccatacatttttgttctgacttgaacaaaaaatacaaaacatcCTATATTCTACCCAAGTTGAGCTTCTTTTTCATGGCAGGGTAGGGATGTGCATGTCATTTCATCTTTCTCGTTTACACTCGGGAACGTGCTCCCAGGGACACATGTTTCCACTCCACCAAGCGTTGAAGAAAGTTCATCACCTGCATGAAATAAATACACGAgtacataaataataattagttatattttagGCATAGGATACAATGgggaaaaataaatgaagtaaaaaaaaaattctgctTGCCTCGTTGGGTTCTTGCAAAGAGTAAGATGCACTTGTGTCTTTCGGAAATTTGGAGACAAGAATGCCAAAACCTTGTCCTCTGTCTCTTAATTtctgtatattaaaaaatttgaaacccTTTAGCTTATTAATCATCCCAAATAAGATAATTAACTTACACAAACTATAGGCCTCTAAACTAAAAGAGCTGGATTTTTATTGAGAAGTTTctataaagaaataataataattgagatCTTTGGATACCTTGAAAGCATCTTCATCGGATCGATCATCGCCAATATAAACAGGAAAGACATCACTACAATTGGCCAAACCTGTTGAACATTATTTGTAATTTAGATGATGGTGgacaatttaaaacaaattttaatataaattaagaatCTCATGTAGTCATGTGTTAAAACAATGTTCAATGAGTAAATTAATCGTAGGGTATGGGAGTttcctttaattatttgtaatagTCAAAGCACTTCAGAGTTATCCAACAATTGAAGAGCACAGAGCCACAGACTTGTACGTTACTTTGAGCCATCATTAATacatgttttataaaaatatgtttagcaCATGTTCAATTGTGACAATAAAACGTAGAGTCTGTTAGACTAAAACTCACCTAGTGACTCTAATAAAAATTCCAAGGCTTTCCCTTTGTCCCATTTAATAGTGGGACGAATCTCTAGCACCTGTGCAAAACAAATGGCAATGAAAGTGAGACACCTCTCACttcttttcttacttcttcttcCTAATTAAATCAAACGCCcacttaaaaaatagataaaaagaaaaagaaaacagaacCATGGCCCACCTTTCTTCCTTGGGTAAGTCGAAGCTTCGGGTACTCCTTTAAAACTGATTTCACTTGGCGTGCCAGTTCACTCCATTTCTATGTATAGTGTGCATTTTGTTTAGACTTTTTCATGAACAGAGAAATAAATAGtccatataataaaaaaaaagttggacaGGAACCAAAAACACTGCAAATAGTTACAAACGAATGTCTAAACTCTAAAACATGGATGACTTCATAGCTTATAGTTTGTACCTTTTCATCAACGCAACGAAAATGGACTGAAAGACAGAACTTGTTGTTCTCAACCAGAGCTCCAGGAGTTGATTTTGTCTTTTCAACTAATTGTTGATACACCTAAAAAATTTGTACccaaaataaattacttttaacATTCTAGAAACAAAATCCATTTGGGTAACTAGGAAGGGTTAATATACTAATAGACGAACCTCATCTATCAAGGGAAGAAAATCACTGGCAGGTTGACAAAGGATTGCCTCAGCTTTGCTATCCTATATAGACCACAACCAATGCAAAATTATGAGTTCTCATAAAATTTGGGAAAGTTAAGAGTTAGGAATTAATATATGCGACCATATAATAAATAACCCGTACATGTACTACATCTAACTCACTCACTTTGTTGTATTTGGAGCTTCTTGTTGGTCCTTTAATATCCATGCCATGGCTTCCTGCATAATATAGCTCTGCCAATCGAACAAAATTGTAAACCTATTGTTTCCAAAGCCATCATCAAATtagtacaaaaaaaattaaaaagaaaaggaaaggagaGAATAGGAAGTACATAATAAGAGCACGGAAATTTACTCTAACCAACTTCCGAATTAATATTGTACCTTGTCTTTGCATCTGCCGGTCACTATAGCAGTAGGGAAACACCTAGCAAGTTTCCTCACTGTTTTTCTCATCTGATACACACAACAAATTTTTACGTATAGATTTAGTATATAATAATAAGTCCAAGATAAggttcaaattcaaaaacatcAGTAAGTAATGAAACTAACCGAATCAGACATGAAAGCACGGTCAGGGTCGTCGACTATAGGAGACAGCGTGCCATCATAGTCCAGAAACATGACAATTTGTTTTCCCTTTGACGCGTCAATAATTTGGTCAAACATGTCTAATGCTGATGGATGGTGAAGCtgtttcataattaaaaaaaaaaaaaaaaaaaagcacatgtTAATGTTACGTATGATTAATTAGCAAAGTCAGATAGATCCACTATTTGGAATTTgaacatttatttaaaacaaaaagtgtGAATTAATAAGAGAGGTTcttctcacaatccaagagtTATGCTCCTGAGACAAAGGTGTGGATTTATGATGGGTAGGAGAGGAGGCTCTCATGGACTCAACCCATGCATTGATTCTTTGGCCTCCATTGATTTCAAGGTTCTTCAAAACCCTCCTCCTCGGAATGGAAATATACCCTCCAGGCGCCGCCGGTGGCTTTTGTGTTGTTGTTGGAAAAACCGTTAAGGAAACTCCGGATTTAGTATCAGACACTACCACATTCTGCTGCGTCATTTTGACACAATCAAACTGCAAAAAACAAACCCAACAACACTCACGTCACGTACGTTTTCAAAAGGGTATGCTATGGTATTGGTTAATGGTTAATTATTAAAACCAAGTCTGAGTGAGACTTTAGCTTACGTTTCAAAAGAAAGTAAGTAACTAACTTCAAATGTTGTGGTTTAGTTATTGTGTGCTGTGCTGTTGTGGCAGAATATATAGATCAAAGAAGAAGGAGAGTAGTGACAGGAAATGAAGAgtgaagagaagaaaagggatGAGAAATGGAGAGTGTAATGTAAGTGTGAGGGAGGAGACAGAGTCCCCTGCATTGAATTTatagttacaaaaaaaaaaacagaagctcCAAAACACTTTCGTGGGACCCACGAGTTTGCCAACCCCCGATATCCCCGAGGTCCCCACCATAGTCTACAGACCACACCGTCTTTCCTCTTTATTACGTGTGAGAGCATAGAAAAAGGTTGAACAAGCTACAATATTCATCTATAATGGTTGATATAGGGTGTAATTGTTtgagttttttaattaagtaatttaagaattaattaataacttatttttagatatataataaatcatattaaaaagagaatataaattttgtatacatttctgacaaaaattaaaaggattaaTCCATATAAATATCATgattagaaaatagaaaaacagcTACCGTTTCACTATGGAAATGGTTGTGTTATGTGTCGTGTGTAGATGTGTGCGTGGAACATCTTATGAGGCTATATTATCAGTATGTCTCTTTAAATTATCGCAAGATAATACTTGTGCATGTCATTATACATATGTGTGATGTGATAGAATTGAAAGTTcgtgtgattttatttttttttgataaaacatGTTACGGCCAAATGGTTAAATACCCAAATACTTTGGCAATTCagtgaaaaaccaaaaaacttttgaattttgccaaattctgctttcaagcatgGTTAAGGgtaaaacataaaatacacTAAACCGTGTAAAGTGATAGAATGTAAGTATAAGTATAGAAaaggtatgtttttttttctctcaaaatatttcaaaaaatcgaTTTTAGTcttcataaaaatttaatatgtttttattctttatcttttaatagaaatgtatgttttttttatccttgatgAGAATTACATCAAtgcaaggactaaaaatatagtacatttttatagagaaataataaatataccaCTCCAATATCATACATCCTTAAAACacctaataaaatatatatttttaatttttattaaatgtattaagtaataaaataatatattttatgtcaCATTATCACCGGGGTTGGGGAATTTATTTTACTGTTTAGGGgtgtttgtcattttttttcatttttatgtagacttaaattgaatttaaagatattttgaaagataaaaaaaaataaaatttaccctATGAATATTATTCCTAATAGAATTGGATTTGATACTAACTCACGAAATTATCATTGTTTAGACTTCATTTTGAAATCATGGTActgattattaaaataaagcaaagcaaattgaaattgaaaaaatcaAGGATCTAAATGAGACAGTGTAGAACCCCCTAATTCTCACTCCATGTAATCAAATATCTTCTAAACTCATGTTCtaatatctaattaaaaatcaaataaagtaTTAAGCCAAAAAATTACTAAGATCTCGTAATCATCTATTCTTATCCCTAGGATATCAACGCATATGGTTAATTGCTCCAAAATTCAATCCACTAACCACTTCCCCAATTGTGAATGTGAATCTAACATTACTCCATATATTTTGAAAGCGAACACTTATAGCAACTTGAATTAAGACGTCAtagaattcaaattgaaaattatatattgggATTCCTTATCCCTAACCTAGAAAACTAATCACACgccataaaataaaagaaaaatagaagatatGGAAGAATGTTATCAGGATTCAGTGACCTTGTAAGTTTATTCCTCAAGAAGTTCCCAGCTCTAATATTGTAGGAGGAAGAGAAATGGGAAATTTTTTGCTAGAAGTCCTTCTATCGATCttttattaaattcaattatttatagGTTTTTATCGTAGTTGTTAATTAGGGTGGTCACACTTCACTAGCGCTCTAGCTTTGTCACGCACTACAAATACTAACAATGTAAATTCTGGAGTTATATGTAGAAGATTTCCACATAGTTGACTTTGATATCAACTAACATTGTCAACTATATGACAATtactgatttttaaaataagtctgAATAGTTTAAAAGTTTGCGTagatatcttttgtattttttaaatttgagcttaattttttttagtctcccaaatttaaaactaattatatttgttcgtctaatttaaaaatattgtatttcttTGAAATTACTTTTTGTGATCATTTCGGTTCTCTTAataattaaggattaaaaatgagTTATTTCTAAAATCcgggaataaaaataattacttttaaaattgagggataaaaagaaattgattcaaatttaagGAAACATACAGATATTTa
Encoded proteins:
- the LOC114395506 gene encoding probable trehalose-phosphate phosphatase J, yielding MTQQNVVVSDTKSGVSLTVFPTTTQKPPAAPGGYISIPRRRVLKNLEINGGQRINAWVESMRASSPTHHKSTPLSQEHNSWILHHPSALDMFDQIIDASKGKQIVMFLDYDGTLSPIVDDPDRAFMSDSMRKTVRKLARCFPTAIVTGRCKDKVYNFVRLAELYYAGSHGMDIKGPTRSSKYNKDSKAEAILCQPASDFLPLIDEVYQQLVEKTKSTPGALVENNKFCLSVHFRCVDEKKWSELARQVKSVLKEYPKLRLTQGRKVLEIRPTIKWDKGKALEFLLESLGLANCSDVFPVYIGDDRSDEDAFKKLRDRGQGFGILVSKFPKDTSASYSLQEPNEVMNFLQRLVEWKHVSLGARSRV